One window of Delphinus delphis chromosome 12, mDelDel1.2, whole genome shotgun sequence genomic DNA carries:
- the TLX2 gene encoding T-cell leukemia homeobox protein 2 — protein sequence MEPAVLASHNLPHHEPISFGIDQILSCPEPPGSGLGPGRAGQGHGESVAFSGGFHGATSYGPAGSLAPLPGSSGVGPGGVIRVPAHRPLPVQPPAGGAPAVPGPSGLGGAGGLAGLTFPWMDSGRRYAKDRLTAALSPFSGTRRIGHPYQNRTPPKRKKPRTSFSRSQVLELERRFLRQKYLASAERAALAKALRMTDAQVKTWFQNRRTKWRRQTAEEREAERHRAGRLLLHLQQDALPRPLRPPLPPDPLCLHNSSLFALQNLQPWAEDNKVASVSGLASVV from the exons ATGGAGCCGGCGGTGCTGGCCTCGCACAACCTCCCGCACCACGAGCCAATCAGCTTCGGAATCGATCAGATCCTGAGCTGCCCGGAACCCCCCGGGAGCGGCCTAGGCCCGGGTCGAGCGGGCCAGGGCCATGGGGAGAGTGTGGCGTTCTCGGGTGGATTTCACGGAGCCACAAGCTACGGCCCCGCGGGCTCGCTGGCCCCGCTACCAGGCAGCTCTGGCGTGGGCCCGGGCGGCGTGATCCGCGTCCCGGCGCACCGCCCGCTGCCAGTGCAGCCGCCCGCTGGAGGCGCGCCTGCTGTTCCTGGACCCTCGGGTTTGGGCGGCGCCGGGGGCCTAGCGGGACTCACCTTCCCTTGGATGGACAGCGGCCGCCGCTATGCCAAGGACCGGCTCACTG CGGCGCTCTCGCCCTTCTCCGGGACGCGCCGTATAGGTCACCCCTACCAAAACCGGACCCCCCCAAAGCGGAAGAAGCCGCGCACATCCTTCTCCCGCTCGCAGGTGCTGGAGCTGGAGCGACGCTTCCTGCGCCAGAAGTACCTGGCCTCGGCCGAGAGGGCGGCGCTGGCCAAGGCCCTGCGCATGACCGACGCTCAGGTCAAGACGTGGTTCCAGAACCGGCGCACCAAGTGGCG GCGCCAGACGGCCGAGGAGCGCGAGGCAGAGCGGCACCGTGCGGGCCGACTGCTTCTGCACCTCCAGCAGGACGCACTACCGCGGCCGCTACGGCCGCCGCTGCCCCCGGACCCGCTCTGCCTGCACAACTCGTCGCTCTTCGCGCTGCAGAACCTGCAGCCCTGGGCCGAGGACAACAAGGTGGCTTCCGTGTCCGGGCTCGCCTCAGTGGTGTGA
- the PCGF1 gene encoding polycomb group RING finger protein 1 isoform X1, whose translation MASPQGGQIAIAMRLRNQLQSVYKMDPLRNEEEVRVKIKDLNEHIVCCLCAGYFVDATTITECLHTFCKSCIVKYLQTSKYCPMCNIKIHETQPLLNLKLDRVMQDIVYKLVPGLQDSEEKRIREFYQSRGLDRVTQPSGEEPALSNLGLPFSSFDHSKAHYYRYDEQLSLCLERLSSGKDKNKSILQNKYVRCSVRAEVRHLRRVLCHRLMLNPQHVQLLFDNEVLPDHMTMKQIWLSRWFGKVSQCQGSLQGRGRLRGPLG comes from the exons ATGGCGTCTCCTCAGGGGGGCCAGATTGCGATCGCGATGAGGCTTCGGAACCAGCTCCAGTCAGTGTACAAGATGGACCCGCTACGGAACGAG GAGGAGGTCCGAGTAAAGATCAAAGACTTGAATGAGCACATCGTCTGTTGCCTGTGCGCAGGGTACTTCGTGGATGCCACCACCATAACAGAGTGTCTTCATACGT TCTGCAAGAGTTGTATTGTGAAGTACCTCCAAACCAGCAAGTACTGCCCCATGTGCAACATCAAGATCCACGAGACACAGCCACTGCTCAACCTCAAACTGGACCGGGTCATGCAGGACATCGTGTACAAGCTAGTGCCAGGCTTGCAAGACA GTGAAGAGAAACGGATCCGAGAATTCTACCAGTCCCGAGGCTTGGACCGGGTCACCCAGCCCAGTGGGGAAG AGCCAGCCCTGAGCAACCTTGGCCTCCCCTTCAGCAGCTTCGACCACTCAAAAGCCCACTACTATCGCTATGATGAGCAGCTGAGCCTATGCCTGGAGCGGCTGAG ttctgGCAAAGACAAGAATAAAAGCATCCTGCAG aacaAATATGTCCGATGTTCTGTTAGAGCTGAAGTTCGCCATCTCCGGAGGGTGCTCTGTCACCGCTTGATGCTAAATCCCCAACAT GTGCAGCTCCTTTTTGACAATGAAGTTCTCCCTGATCACATGACCATGAAGCAGATATGGCTCTCCCGCTGGTTCGGCAAGGTGAGCCAGTGCCAAGGCAGTCTCCAGGGCAGGGGCAGACTGAGGGGGCCTCTTGGGTAA
- the PCGF1 gene encoding polycomb group RING finger protein 1 isoform X2 produces the protein MASPQGGQIAIAMRLRNQLQSVYKMDPLRNEEEVRVKIKDLNEHIVCCLCAGYFVDATTITECLHTFCKSCIVKYLQTSKYCPMCNIKIHETQPLLNLKLDRVMQDIVYKLVPGLQDSEEKRIREFYQSRGLDRVTQPSGEEPALSNLGLPFSSFDHSKAHYYRYDEQLSLCLERLSSGKDKNKSILQNKYVRCSVRAEVRHLRRVLCHRLMLNPQHVQLLFDNEVLPDHMTMKQIWLSRWFGKPSPLLLQYSVKEKRR, from the exons ATGGCGTCTCCTCAGGGGGGCCAGATTGCGATCGCGATGAGGCTTCGGAACCAGCTCCAGTCAGTGTACAAGATGGACCCGCTACGGAACGAG GAGGAGGTCCGAGTAAAGATCAAAGACTTGAATGAGCACATCGTCTGTTGCCTGTGCGCAGGGTACTTCGTGGATGCCACCACCATAACAGAGTGTCTTCATACGT TCTGCAAGAGTTGTATTGTGAAGTACCTCCAAACCAGCAAGTACTGCCCCATGTGCAACATCAAGATCCACGAGACACAGCCACTGCTCAACCTCAAACTGGACCGGGTCATGCAGGACATCGTGTACAAGCTAGTGCCAGGCTTGCAAGACA GTGAAGAGAAACGGATCCGAGAATTCTACCAGTCCCGAGGCTTGGACCGGGTCACCCAGCCCAGTGGGGAAG AGCCAGCCCTGAGCAACCTTGGCCTCCCCTTCAGCAGCTTCGACCACTCAAAAGCCCACTACTATCGCTATGATGAGCAGCTGAGCCTATGCCTGGAGCGGCTGAG ttctgGCAAAGACAAGAATAAAAGCATCCTGCAG aacaAATATGTCCGATGTTCTGTTAGAGCTGAAGTTCGCCATCTCCGGAGGGTGCTCTGTCACCGCTTGATGCTAAATCCCCAACAT GTGCAGCTCCTTTTTGACAATGAAGTTCTCCCTGATCACATGACCATGAAGCAGATATGGCTCTCCCGCTGGTTCGGCAAG CCATCCCCTTTGCTTTTACAATACAGTGTGAAAGAGAAGAGGAGGTAG
- the LBX2 gene encoding transcription factor LBX2 — MSSGSEPPTPRTPFSIADILGPHMVPRGPSASQLPESNQGPTSPLCALEELTSKTFRVLDGHAPQPSEGRAAPGALGPGRAGRRRRKSRTAFTAQQVLELERRFVFQKYLAPSERDGLAARLGLANAQVVTWFQNRRAKLKRDVEEMRADLASLRSLSPEIQCRLALPDGAPGLCPGPARPDSGPRLSDEEIQVED, encoded by the exons ATGAGCTCGGGATCCGAACCCCCGACACCCCGGACACCCTTCAGCATCGCAGACATCCTAGGCCCGCACATGGTTCCCCGAGGACCCTCTGCGTCGCAGCTTCCAGAGTCGAACCAAGGTCCCACGTCGCCGCTGTGCGCGCTGGAGGAGCTGACTAGTAAAACTTTCCGCGTACTTGACGGGCACGCTCCGCAGCCCTCTGAAG GCCGCGCGGCCCCAGGCGCGCTGGGCCCTGGCCGGGCCGGCCGCAGACGGCGGAAGTCACGCACGGCGTTCACCGCGCAGCAGGTGCTGGAGCTGGAGCGGCGCTTTGTCTTCCAGAAGTACCTGGCACCGTCCGAGCGAGACGGGCTGGCGGCGAGGCTCGGCTTGGCTAACGCGCAGGTCGTCACGTGGTTCCAGAACCGGCGAGCCAAGCTCAAGCGCGACGTGGAGGAGATGCGCGCCGACCTGGCCTCGCTGCGCTCGCTGTCCCCCGAAATCCAGTGCCGCCTCGCGCTGCCTGACGGCGCCCCAGGCCTCTGCCCGGGCCCCGCCCGGCCTGACTCTGGGCCCCGATTGTCAGACGAGGAGATACAGGTGGAAGATTGA